In Bacillota bacterium, the sequence TCCCGGTAAACCTTGTTGTTTTTCTGGCGCAATATCAAACTGGAGGCAAAAGCATCCCCGAGGGCGCCGATACCTACCTGCAAGGTACCGCCATCCTTGATCAAGGTGCTGACGTAAATACCGATCATGTGTTCGGCCAGTTTGATCTCCTCTTTGGGGGTGCCAAAGAGCTCGTAGTCGAAATAATCTCCTTGCAGGACACAATCATAAACCTCCGGGTCTGTCAGGGCATCCCCGTACATGAAAGGTACATTCTTGTTGACCTCGGCGACGGCGAATACCTTTTCACCCCGGGCTTTCTTCTTCGCAAAGCCTTCCAGGATCTCGATCCCGAGGTCGGTATTGCAGCCCATCGAAATCGTCATCCGGCCGTCGATCTCCCGGCAGCTGGCCAGCTGTCCGAACATGTTAAGCCCCATGTCAAAGGCATCCCGTGCCATGTGCGTGTAATTCGAACTGATGTATTTTTGCTGGGCATCGGGCAGGTTTATGTAGGCGCCCGCTTTATGATAAAACTCGTAAACCTCCACATTGTCGGGTTTTGTTCCTGCACGGTAGTCGACCATGTAGTCAAAGTCCGGGGTTCCCCTGAATGCCTTTTCCAGCGCGCTTCCCTTCTCGCTGCAACCGGGGGGTTTTTCAAGGGCCAGTGCGGAGATGATCTTCAGGTTGATTTCCGGGTCTTCCTTGGCCCGCCTGTAGAGCTCATTGATGAGCCGGATCGGTTTTCCCAGGGCGAGCGGCATGGCGAAGATGATTTTTTTACCAAGATGTTTTATAGCTTCGTCCACGCATTTACGGACGTCATCATATTCAGCGTCGGAAACGTTTTTCATTTTTACAATCTACCCTCTTTCTGTATTGGTTCACACGAATCAATATTAGCAATTTTTGTGCAAATGTGTCAACTTCAAAAGGCGGTGATTGTATGAAGTTTCGGGGATATATTCAGGCAAGATAAGAAAAGGATCTTCCAACAGTTCAATTCATCGCTATATTATTTTATATTATTTTATAAATTTTGGTACTCTTTTATGTCAGCTTCGTTCATGGCAAGCATGGCATTTTACAGGTGTATCCTTGATATGTCATCATATTCAGCATGATACAATTGCAAGCAGCACCCGATTCCGGCGGGGGAAAGGATGGGTAAAATCGCAAAAAAATCTTCAATCCGGGCAGACGGGCAGGAGATAAACACATTGCAAATATGGTCCAAATTATTTTTGTGTATTCTTTCCGATCGTGATCGTTATTGTTTCCTGCATGGATGCCGGGTAAATCAATCCTTGACAAATTATTTTGTTATAGTGTATAAATAGTTAAGTATGCCTAACTTATGGAGTTGATGGTGATGAGCCCATTGCCTATGAGTGCAGCGATGCAGGATTACCTGGAAGAAATTCTGATTCTTTCCGACCGGCTGGAAACAGTTCGGGTAACCGATATAGCCGAAAGGCTGAAGTTGACCAAAGCCAGTGTCAGCCAGGCGCTGAATCAGTTGCGTGAGCAGGGCTTGATTACACAGGATCGTTACGGTCCGGTGGAATTGACGGAGCTCGGGCGTTACTATGGGCAGGTGGTCAAACGTCGCCACGAGGTGTTGCGCAGTTTTCTTACCGAGGTTCTGGGACTGGATCTTCGGACTGCGGAGAAAGATGCTTGCCAGATGGAACATGCGGTCAGCAGCGAGACGATCGAGCGGCTCGTGGATTTTCTGATCGAAGGCGGCTATTGCAGCGGTTTCAATGATGTTGAAGAACTCAAGCCTGATTGAAAGTCCCGATAACGGAAATCGGGCAGAGTGATCACGATCAATTTATATCATATCAATGAGGGGAGTAACTGGATGTGGTTTCTTTGGTAGAAATGAAAACAGGTCAGTCAGGTCAGATCAAACGGATTTATGGCGGTCATGGTATGGTTGCAAGGTTGCAGGCGCTTGGCATTCATCCCGGGAAGAAGGTTACCAAACTGAGTGCCGTATTCAATAAAGGGCCTGTCGTTCTGGAAATAGATCGTTCCCAGGTTGCTCTCGGCTATGGCCAGGCCAACAATATCTTTGTAGAAATAGAAACTCGGAAGGGTTGAGATTGTGCCAAAGACCATGGTGTTGGTGGGCAACCCCAATGTAGGGAAAAGTGTAATATTTTCGCAGTTGACAGGGACACGGGTGGTGATCTCCAATTATCCCGGAACCACGGTCGAGTACACCCGTGGGCAGTTGCATACGGGCGGACAGGCCTGGGACGTATTCGATGCTCCGGGAACATACAGCCTCGAGCCAACTTGCCGTGCGGAGAAGGTTGCTGCCGATCTGGTGGATTCGGCTGACGTGGTGGTCAACGTTGTCGATGCGACCAATCTTGAACGTAATCTTTATCTGACCGGGCAGCTCCTTGAGCGGGGTGTCCCCTTGATAGTTGTGCTGAACTTGATCGATGAAGCGGCCCAGAAAGGGATTGACCTTGACATCCCCCGTCTGCAGGAGTTGCTTGGTGTTCCCGTGATCCCCACGGTGGCGATCAGCGGAAAAGGGTTGCAGGAACTGGTGGCGGCCTTGCCGGATGCCGGACGGGGAACCGGAGAACCAATGTCTCCTGAAGAGCGCTGGGTGTGGATCGGTTCGATTGTGAAGCGTGTACAGCAGGTGAAGCACCGCCATCGGACCTGGCTGGAAGCTCTGGAACTGGCCAGCATCCGTCCGCTGACCGGAATTCCCATTGCTGCCGCGGGCCTTTACCTCGTCTTCAAAATAATAATTGGTTGCGGGGAATTGATTGAAGATCTGCTGGTCAAATATTTCTTCGAGCCGATTTACCTGCCTCTGCTCGGTTATCTGGGGCAGTGGATCGGTGAGGGCAGATTGTGGCATGGCCTGCTGATCGGCAATCTTTACAACGGGCAGATCCACCTGGAGGAATCGATGGGGCTGCTCAGTACCGGTGTTTTTGTTGTTTTTGGTATTGTCCTGCCTTACCTGCTCATGTTCTACCTGGTTCTGGGCTTCCTGGAGGATTGCGGGTATCTGCCCCGCCTGGCCGTGATGTCAGATCGGATCATGCACCGTCTGGGATTGCACGGTTTCGCCGTGATCCCCATGCTGCTCGGTTTTGGTTGCAACGTGCCGGCAGTACTGGCGGTCCGCAATCTTGAGAGCAGGCGGGAGCGCCTGATTGTCAGCACCATGTTGGCGATTTCCATTCCCTGCGCCGCCCAGATGTCGATGATAATCGGCCTGGTTGGCCGCCATGGAGGTGCCTATCTCGGGGTTATCATTGCCATGCTCTTTCTGATCTGGGCGGTGATCGGTTTGTTGCTTGATCGTTTTCTGCCGGGGCATACTCCTTCCATGATCGTGGAAATTCCACCTTACAGACTGCCAAGTTTGAAAGCTCAGCTACAGAAACTGAATATGCGCCTGAAACATTTTTTTGGTGAGGCGCTGCCTTTCATTTTCCTGGGGATCCTCCTGGTCAACATCTTGCATCTTGCAGGAGTGATAGGCGTTCTGGCCAATGTGTTTGCACCGGTTTTCCAGGGGCTTTTTGGCTTGCCCAAGGAGGCGGTTTCCACGTTGCTGGTAGGTTTTTTGCGCAAGGATGTGGCCGTGGCCATGCTTCTTCCCCTGGGGTTGACAGCGCGGCAATTTGTCATCGGTGCCACCGTGCTGGCCACCTATTTCCCTTGCGCTGCCACCTTTGTTGTTCTGGTCAAGGAATTGGGTATCAGGGATATGGCTGTCTCCCTGGGGATGATGTTGCTCGTATCCACTGCAGCGGGGACGGTACTCAACCTCCTGCTGGGGACCGTGCTGTCACCAACGTACCTGGCTTTGCTTCTGGCCGGGTTGGGTATACTATTGTTGATTCTATGCGGCGGCAGTTCCGAACGGCGGGAAAATATTGGAGGCAAGAGATTGGCTTCAAAAATCGTGCAAAGGGGGAATCGATAATGACTGAAACACAAAATTCTGCAGGCGGAGGCGGCGCGGCTTCCCATCGTCCGGAAAAACTGGGGCAGCCGGAACGGAGCCACATCCGCCATGTTGTCGCCGTGATGAGCGGAAAAGGAGGGGTCGGGAAATCATCGCTCTCTGCATTGCTGGCGGTTTCCCTGGCCCGGGAAGGTTATCGGGTGGGGCTTCTTGATGCCGATATCACCGGGCCAAGTATCCCCAAACTGTTTGGCCTTGACCGACAACCGGCGGCGGTGAATGGAAAGATATCTCCGCCGGAAACGGAACTGGGCATCAAGGTGATCTCACTCAACTTGCTTCTGCCGCGTGAAGATGATCCGGTTATCTGGCGGGGGCCGTTGATCGGGGGTGCGGTGAAGCAGTTCTGGACCGATGTACTGTGGGGGGAAATCGATTACCTGGTGGTGGATCTGCCGCCGGGAACGGGGGATGCACCGCTAACCGTGATGCAGTCATTGCCCCTTGATGGCATGCTTATTGTCACCTCGCCGCAGGATCTGGCGGTCATGGTTGTGAAAAAAGCGATCAAGATGGCAAGGATGATGAAAGTGCCGATCCTAGGCATGGTGGAAAATATGAGCGGCCTCATCTGCCCGCATTGCGGCAAACCCATAGAGCTGTTCGGTGCGAGCCAGGCCGAAAAGGTGGCGGAGGAGATCGGAATCAGGTTGCTGGGGGTAATCCCGCTGGATCCGGAACTTTCCCGCCTGGGAGACCGCGGCGAGATCGAGAAGTATCGGACAGAAATTTTCAAGGATATTCCGGCACTGTTGGAATAACGACAGGCCTGGGTATGATGCAAAAAGAAAGGAGGATGAACACATGAAATTGGCAATATGTGCACAGGATGAGGGTCTGGAGGCATCGGTGGATCAGCGCTTCGGGCGTTGCCCCTATTTTGTGATTGTCGACTCTGAAACCGGCGAGGTTGTGAAATCGGTACCTAACAGTGCCGCAACCGCTGCCGGAGGTGCAGGCCCACAGAGCGCCCAGCAGCTTTCACGGGAGGGTGTGGAAGCGGTGGCCCTGGGCAATGTCGGCCCCAACGCTGCAGCTGCTCTCAAGGCTGCGGGTATTTCTATCTATGGCGGCATTGATGGAACGGTCGGGGATGCCTTGCAACAGTTCCGCGAAGGCAAACTTTCGCCCGTGAGTGGGCCCACGACAGATTCACATCATGGAATGCCGTAAAAAGGAGGATGTGTTATGAAGATTGCCGTTGCTACGGAGAACGGATTTGTTGCGCAACACTTCGGGCACTGTTCCACGTACACCCTGTTTGAAATTGCAGACAAAAAGATTGTCGGCAAGGAAGTTATCGATAATCCGGGGCACCAGCCCGGCTTTCTGCCCGGCTTCCTGGCCCGGTTCGGTGTCACCTGCATCATTGCCGGGGGTATGGGGCAGCGGGCGATAAATCTTTTCGAAGAACAAAATATTGATGCTATCGTCGGTGCAGCCGGTGCGGTGGAAGATGTGATTGCCGATTATCTATCCGGCAATCTGCAGGTTGGAGAAAGCTTCTGCGATCACAGCCGCGGTGGCGGAGGACACTGCGGGGGGCATTAAGCCTCACGTGGCACCGGGCTGTCACAGGTGAAGTGTGTCCGAAAGCAGGTAATGAAAGCGAAATAAAATGGTCGGGAGAAACATAGCACCATGCATCTGGAAAGGGGACGGTGATTTTTTCTCCGTCTCCCGTTCCGGGTGAGAAAGGAAAGATTGGCATGATTATTGCTATTGCCAGCGGCAAGGGCGGGACGGGCAAGACCACAGTGGCTGTCAATCTGGCCCTGGTCCTGGCAGGGGAGACAGAATTGAAGTTTCTTGATTGTGATGTTGAAGAACCAAATGCGCATCTTTTTTTAAGGCCGGAGTTGAAAGATTCTGAACCTGTATCTATCCCGGTTCCCCGTGTGGATCTTGAACGTTGCAATTACTGCGGTACCTGCGCCGAGGTCTGCGCTTTCAATGCAATCATGGTCGGGAAGGAGACGGTCCTTGTTTTTGAAGAACTATGCCACGGTTGCGGCGGATGTGCCTATTTCTGCCCGGAGAAGGCGATCGAGGAGGTCGATCGCCCCATCGGTGTTCTTGAAAGCGGTGTTGCTGGCGAAATTGCCTTTGTCCACGGCAGGTTGAATCCGGGGGAGGCACTGTCGCCGCCGCTGATCAAGGCAGTGAAGGAGAAAGCTGACCCCGAGATACTGACGATCGTTGACGCTGCGCCGGGCGCTTCCTGTCCGGTGGTGGAAGCAATTCAGGGCAGTGATTACTGTCTCCTGGTCACCGAACCGACTCCTTTCGGCCTCAATGACCTGGCCATCGCCGTGGAACTGTTACAAAAATTGAACTTGCCGGGTGGAGTGGTGATCAATCGCACCTTCGGTGATGAGAGCGAAAAAAAGATCGAGTCTTACTGTAGCCAGAATGGGGTTCCCATTCTCCTGAAGATGCCCTGGGACAAGGAGCTTGCTTCCCTTTATGCCCGGGGTGAACCGGTGGTAACTCACCTGCCCGCATGGCGGGATATATTTGTCGATCTGGGTCGGCGGATCCTGGAAGATGAAAGGAGGGTCCGGAAATGAAAGAAATTGTCGTTATCAGTGGCAAGGGGGGCACGGGTAAAACCACGTTGATGGCTTCCTTTGCCGTACTTGCCGGGGGCGAGGCGGTGATGGTTGATGCCGATGTGGATGCAGCCAACCTGAGTCTGGTTCTGACACCGCAGCAGCTGGAGAGCCACCCTTTCATTGCTTCCAGCATAGCTGTACTCGACAGGGAGCTCTGCACGGAATGTGGGCTTTGCCGTGAATTGTGTCGCTTCGATGCCATTTCGGAAAACTATGAAATCGATCCCATTTCCTGTGAGGGATGTACAGTCTGCAGCCGGGCCTGTCCGGAAGAGGCTATCGAAATGAAGGAGGTTGTTTCCGGGCACTGGTTCCTTTCGCAGACACCCTATGGCAAGCTGATCCATGCCCGCCTGGGCATAGCCGAAGAAAATTCAGGCAGGCTGGTCACCCTGGTCCGGAACGAGGCCCGCAAACTGGCTACAGCCGAAGAGAAAAAATTTTTGCTTACCGACGGGCCGCCGGGGATTGGCTGTCCGGTGATCGCCTCCCTGTCCGGGGCAAACCTGGCTCTGATTGTTACCGAGCCGACCGTTTCCGGGATTCATGATCTGAAACGTGTCCTTCAGGTCTGCCGCCATTTCAATGTTCCCGCTGCGGTCTGCATCAACCGCTGCGATCTCGATGAGGACAATTCGCGGGCCATAGAGTCCTACTGCCGTGAAGAGTCCGTGGATGTGATCTCCAGGATCCCCTTTTACCGGGAAATTACCGAGGCTCTGGTCCAGGGGAAACCGGTGGTCAACTTTACCTCGGGTCCGGCGGCGGACGACATTGCTTCCTTGTGGCAGAAAATTTCTGTATATGGCGACCAGTGAGGTTGTGACAAGGGTGGCCAGACAAATTCTGATGGCTTTTGAAGAAGGAAGGATGAAAGGATGACTGCCGAAATCAAGATTACCACGATCTGTGAAAACAGTGCATTGCATCCCGGCCTGCTCGGGGAGCATGGGCTGTCCATGTTGCTGGAGGTGGGGGGGCGGAAGATTCTCTTCGATACCGGAGCCGGTGCCACCCTGGCCGGCAATGCGGCAGCCCTGGGATTGGATCTCACCGCTCTGGATGCGGTCGTTCTGAGCCACGGGCATTACGATCATACGGGGGGGCTGAAATGGGTTCTTGAATCACAAGTTTCTTCCAAATTGCCTGTACATGCTCACCCGGATGCATTGGACGAAAAATACATATTGCTTCCGGAGATGACACCGAGATATATCGGCGTACCCTGGAAGCGCACGGAGATGGAGGCACTGGGGGCAGAATTCCACCTGAGCAGGGAGCCGGTGGATCTGGGTGATGGCATCACCATTACCGGAGAAATTCCCCGGACCTCATCGGCTGAAGGGCTGGTCTCGCCTTTCGTGGTGAAAGAAGGCGAAGGCTTCACCGAGGACCTCCTCCTTGACGACCAGGCCCTGGTGATAGAAAGCAGTGTGGGTATTATCGTTATGCTGGGCTGTTCACATTCCGGGTTGATCGATACACTGCAGCATATTCTTTCTGTAACCGGGGAACGGCGGATTTATTCTTTCCTGGGAGGGACCCACCTTCTTCACACACCCGATGATCATCTGGAACGGATAATTGATGAGATGCAGCA encodes:
- a CDS encoding metal-dependent transcriptional regulator; its protein translation is MSPLPMSAAMQDYLEEILILSDRLETVRVTDIAERLKLTKASVSQALNQLREQGLITQDRYGPVELTELGRYYGQVVKRRHEVLRSFLTEVLGLDLRTAEKDACQMEHAVSSETIERLVDFLIEGGYCSGFNDVEELKPD
- a CDS encoding ferrous iron transport protein A produces the protein MKTGQSGQIKRIYGGHGMVARLQALGIHPGKKVTKLSAVFNKGPVVLEIDRSQVALGYGQANNIFVEIETRKG
- a CDS encoding ferrous iron transporter B, with the protein product MVLVGNPNVGKSVIFSQLTGTRVVISNYPGTTVEYTRGQLHTGGQAWDVFDAPGTYSLEPTCRAEKVAADLVDSADVVVNVVDATNLERNLYLTGQLLERGVPLIVVLNLIDEAAQKGIDLDIPRLQELLGVPVIPTVAISGKGLQELVAALPDAGRGTGEPMSPEERWVWIGSIVKRVQQVKHRHRTWLEALELASIRPLTGIPIAAAGLYLVFKIIIGCGELIEDLLVKYFFEPIYLPLLGYLGQWIGEGRLWHGLLIGNLYNGQIHLEESMGLLSTGVFVVFGIVLPYLLMFYLVLGFLEDCGYLPRLAVMSDRIMHRLGLHGFAVIPMLLGFGCNVPAVLAVRNLESRRERLIVSTMLAISIPCAAQMSMIIGLVGRHGGAYLGVIIAMLFLIWAVIGLLLDRFLPGHTPSMIVEIPPYRLPSLKAQLQKLNMRLKHFFGEALPFIFLGILLVNILHLAGVIGVLANVFAPVFQGLFGLPKEAVSTLLVGFLRKDVAVAMLLPLGLTARQFVIGATVLATYFPCAATFVVLVKELGIRDMAVSLGMMLLVSTAAGTVLNLLLGTVLSPTYLALLLAGLGILLLILCGGSSERRENIGGKRLASKIVQRGNR
- a CDS encoding Mrp/NBP35 family ATP-binding protein, with protein sequence MTETQNSAGGGGAASHRPEKLGQPERSHIRHVVAVMSGKGGVGKSSLSALLAVSLAREGYRVGLLDADITGPSIPKLFGLDRQPAAVNGKISPPETELGIKVISLNLLLPREDDPVIWRGPLIGGAVKQFWTDVLWGEIDYLVVDLPPGTGDAPLTVMQSLPLDGMLIVTSPQDLAVMVVKKAIKMARMMKVPILGMVENMSGLICPHCGKPIELFGASQAEKVAEEIGIRLLGVIPLDPELSRLGDRGEIEKYRTEIFKDIPALLE
- a CDS encoding dinitrogenase iron-molybdenum cofactor biosynthesis protein — encoded protein: MKLAICAQDEGLEASVDQRFGRCPYFVIVDSETGEVVKSVPNSAATAAGGAGPQSAQQLSREGVEAVALGNVGPNAAAALKAAGISIYGGIDGTVGDALQQFREGKLSPVSGPTTDSHHGMP
- a CDS encoding dinitrogenase iron-molybdenum cofactor gives rise to the protein MKIAVATENGFVAQHFGHCSTYTLFEIADKKIVGKEVIDNPGHQPGFLPGFLARFGVTCIIAGGMGQRAINLFEEQNIDAIVGAAGAVEDVIADYLSGNLQVGESFCDHSRGGGGHCGGH
- a CDS encoding P-loop NTPase, encoding MIIAIASGKGGTGKTTVAVNLALVLAGETELKFLDCDVEEPNAHLFLRPELKDSEPVSIPVPRVDLERCNYCGTCAEVCAFNAIMVGKETVLVFEELCHGCGGCAYFCPEKAIEEVDRPIGVLESGVAGEIAFVHGRLNPGEALSPPLIKAVKEKADPEILTIVDAAPGASCPVVEAIQGSDYCLLVTEPTPFGLNDLAIAVELLQKLNLPGGVVINRTFGDESEKKIESYCSQNGVPILLKMPWDKELASLYARGEPVVTHLPAWRDIFVDLGRRILEDERRVRK
- a CDS encoding 4Fe-4S binding protein; the encoded protein is MKEIVVISGKGGTGKTTLMASFAVLAGGEAVMVDADVDAANLSLVLTPQQLESHPFIASSIAVLDRELCTECGLCRELCRFDAISENYEIDPISCEGCTVCSRACPEEAIEMKEVVSGHWFLSQTPYGKLIHARLGIAEENSGRLVTLVRNEARKLATAEEKKFLLTDGPPGIGCPVIASLSGANLALIVTEPTVSGIHDLKRVLQVCRHFNVPAAVCINRCDLDEDNSRAIESYCREESVDVISRIPFYREITEALVQGKPVVNFTSGPAADDIASLWQKISVYGDQ
- a CDS encoding MBL fold metallo-hydrolase is translated as MTAEIKITTICENSALHPGLLGEHGLSMLLEVGGRKILFDTGAGATLAGNAAALGLDLTALDAVVLSHGHYDHTGGLKWVLESQVSSKLPVHAHPDALDEKYILLPEMTPRYIGVPWKRTEMEALGAEFHLSREPVDLGDGITITGEIPRTSSAEGLVSPFVVKEGEGFTEDLLLDDQALVIESSVGIIVMLGCSHSGLIDTLQHILSVTGERRIYSFLGGTHLLHTPDDHLERIIDEMQQFQLEMVAPCHCSGPRAIAAMQQAFGEKCLDHRAGSIFEFP